The following are from one region of the Arachis duranensis cultivar V14167 chromosome 10, aradu.V14167.gnm2.J7QH, whole genome shotgun sequence genome:
- the LOC107468943 gene encoding 50S ribosomal protein L12, chloroplastic produces MATTISTLTLRFPSSSSPSYPTPSSYPALTKPSVHFRFHNNHRSLSHRTTHLRPLAAVAVPENIEELGTKISGLTLEEAKVLVDYLQDKLGVSAASFAPAAVVAAPGAAGAAEAPAAVEEKTEFDVVIEEVPSNARIAVIKAVRGLTSLALKEAKELIEGLPKKFKEGVSKDEADEAKKQLEEAGAKVSIA; encoded by the coding sequence ATGGCAACTACAATTTCAACTCTCACCCTTCGTTTCCCTTCATCCTCTTCCCCCTCTTACCCTACACCTTCCTCTTATCCTGCGCTCACCAAACCCTCCGTCCACTTCCGTTTCCACAACAACCATCGCTCGCTCTCCCACCGCACCACTCACCTCCGCCCCCTAGCCGCCGTCGCCGTACCTGAGAACATCGAGGAGCTTGGCACCAAGATCTCCGGCCTCACCCTAGAAGAGGCCAAGGTCCTCGTCGACTACCTCCAGGACAAGCTCGGCGTCTCCGCCGCGTCCTTCGCCCCCGCTGCTGTCGTTGCCGCACCTGGAGCAGCCGGCGCCGCCGAGGCACCCGCAGCGGTGGAGGAGAAGACGGAGTTCGACGTTGTGATCGAAGAAGTTCCGAGCAACGCGAGAATCGCTGTGATTAAGGCTGTGAGAGGATTGACAAGCCTTGCGCTGAAGGAAGCGAAGGAATTGATCGAAGGTTTGCCGAAGAAGTTCAAGGAAGGGGTTTCGAAGGATGAAGCTGATGAAGCAAAGAAGCAGCTTGAAGAAGCTGGTGCCAAAGTTTCCATTGCTTAG